The Flavobacterium psychrophilum genome includes a region encoding these proteins:
- a CDS encoding nucleotidyltransferase gives MKNPVAQSIVDFLKHFPPFSFLESAELSSIAEHSKIIYLEKNQILFKGGDATHTDFYIVKDGAVGLSITSDAEETLIDKCDEGDILGLRPFFAKNDYLMTAKAREEAIVCAVPIAVFQPYVTENSKVLEFLLESFASQTRNPYDKERQGKLISENSFSDQVADIQYFQPIKYTRNPITANADDILKFIAKTMANSAIGSVIIQENQLPIGIITDRDLRSKIATGLYSIDIDARTVMTSPVITVPENISIAEAQMIMLKHNVGHLCVTRDGSNKSAISGIISEHDVVAAQSNTPGVLLKQTRRSTNAKELKYVREKLTDLIQSSIDTNIPVSHISNIVAEINIALTRRAIELSVIKMGSPPPVGFTWVNVGSQGRKEQLLRTDQDNALIFEDVPAEKYEDVKTYFHELAEHVNEILEKVGYEPSPTGLLASNPLWCKSLSGWIKQYNSWINTPAEKGVELSTTFFDFDFIYGAPDLEDALTENILHNINHNKKFFGYLAADTLRNPPPLGFFRQFLVENDGEHKDSFDIKSRALEPLIDAARLLSLSLNILEVTNTYHRFKKLAEIEPKNAELYEECAEAFNILMRFRTEEGLINNSNGRYLNLDELSKTDKVKLKNCFQPINDIQDMIKNRFPITYIN, from the coding sequence ATGAAAAACCCTGTTGCCCAAAGCATTGTAGATTTTCTTAAGCATTTTCCTCCATTTAGTTTTTTGGAAAGTGCTGAACTTAGCAGTATTGCAGAACATTCTAAGATTATATATTTGGAAAAAAACCAGATTTTATTTAAAGGTGGCGATGCTACACACACCGACTTTTACATTGTAAAAGATGGTGCGGTTGGACTTTCAATTACTTCTGATGCAGAAGAGACACTTATAGACAAATGTGACGAAGGCGATATTTTAGGATTACGCCCATTTTTTGCTAAAAATGATTACTTAATGACGGCTAAAGCCCGTGAAGAAGCCATTGTGTGTGCTGTCCCTATCGCTGTTTTTCAGCCATATGTTACGGAAAATTCAAAAGTTTTGGAGTTTTTACTTGAGAGTTTTGCTTCGCAAACACGTAATCCATACGATAAGGAACGCCAGGGAAAACTTATTTCTGAAAATAGCTTTAGCGATCAGGTAGCCGATATACAATATTTTCAACCCATTAAATATACAAGGAATCCTATAACTGCAAATGCAGACGATATCCTGAAGTTTATTGCCAAAACTATGGCTAACAGCGCCATTGGCAGTGTCATAATTCAGGAAAATCAATTGCCTATTGGTATTATTACAGACAGGGATCTACGGTCTAAAATTGCAACTGGCCTCTACTCTATTGATATTGATGCCCGTACAGTAATGACAAGCCCTGTAATAACCGTGCCCGAAAATATTTCTATAGCTGAGGCTCAAATGATTATGCTTAAACATAATGTTGGGCATTTATGTGTTACCCGCGATGGAAGTAATAAGTCAGCTATTAGCGGTATAATCAGTGAGCACGATGTTGTTGCTGCCCAGTCTAATACTCCGGGTGTGTTGCTTAAGCAAACCAGGCGTTCAACAAATGCTAAAGAACTTAAATATGTTCGTGAAAAACTCACTGATCTTATTCAGAGTTCTATAGATACAAACATACCTGTATCACATATATCTAACATCGTTGCCGAGATAAACATTGCGCTTACACGACGTGCTATTGAGCTATCTGTAATTAAAATGGGATCTCCCCCACCAGTTGGATTTACGTGGGTAAATGTTGGTAGTCAGGGGCGTAAAGAGCAATTGTTACGTACAGATCAGGATAATGCACTTATATTTGAGGATGTTCCTGCGGAAAAATATGAGGATGTAAAAACATACTTCCACGAACTGGCAGAACACGTAAATGAAATACTTGAGAAGGTAGGTTATGAACCCTCTCCTACCGGTCTTTTGGCTAGCAATCCGTTATGGTGCAAATCATTATCAGGATGGATCAAGCAATACAATTCATGGATCAACACTCCGGCAGAGAAAGGTGTTGAATTAAGCACTACTTTTTTTGACTTTGACTTTATATATGGAGCGCCTGACCTTGAAGATGCATTAACCGAGAACATATTACACAACATCAATCACAATAAAAAATTCTTCGGATACCTCGCAGCAGATACGTTAAGAAATCCACCACCACTTGGTTTCTTCAGGCAGTTTCTTGTTGAGAATGATGGCGAACACAAGGACAGTTTCGACATTAAAAGCCGCGCACTTGAACCTCTTATAGATGCAGCCAGATTGTTATCGCTTAGCCTTAATATTCTGGAAGTAACGAATACATACCATCGCTTTAAAAAGCTGGCTGAAATAGAACCTAAAAATGCTGAACTTTATGAAGAGTGTGCTGAAGCATTTAATATCCTTATGCGTTTCAGGACCGAGGAGGGTTTAATAAACAATTCTAACGGCAGGTATTTAAATCTGGATGAGTTATCAAAAACAGATAAAGTTAAGCTGAAAAATTGTTTTCAGCCAATCAATGATATCCAGGATATGATTAAAAACCGTTTTCCCATCACCTATATAAACTAA
- a CDS encoding acetyl-CoA synthetase (Acs; catalyzes the conversion of acetate and CoA to acetyl-CoA) — translation MSYYQVKNLEQYFKHYNKSIREPRKFWDKIADENFTWYQKWDKVVEFDMQEAEVKWFVNSKVNITKNCIDRHLAKRGEKTAIIFEPNDPKEEAVHISYNELYERVSKMANVLRDQGIKKGDRVCIYLPMIPELAISVLACARIGAIHSVVFAGFSASAVTARVNDSACKMVITSDGGFRGNKTIELKSIVDEALQKCPSVEKVLVAKRTNGKVDMKEGRDQWLQPLLDEAVGNNVAEIMDAEDPLFILYTSGSTGKPKGMLHTTAGYMVYTAYTFKNIFAYEENDIYWCTADIGWITGHSYILYGPLLNGATTVIFEGIPSYPDFGRFWEVIDKHKVTQFYTAPTAIRSLAKENWEWVDKHDLSTLKVIGSVGEPINEEAWHWYNDHVGKKKSPIVDTWWQTETGGIMISPLPFVTPTKPTYATLPLPGVQPVLMDELRNEIEGNQVVGSLCIKFPWPGMARTIWGDHQRFKETYFTTFPGKYFTGDGALRDEVGYYRITGRVDDVVIVSGHNLGTAPIEDAINEHPAVAESAIVGFPHDVKGNALYGFIILKESGSGRDRENLQKEINEHISSHIGPIAKLDKIQFVSGLPKTRSGKIMRRILRKIAEGDFSNFGDTSTLLNPEIVDEIKDGKL, via the coding sequence ATGAGTTACTATCAAGTTAAAAATTTAGAACAATATTTTAAGCATTATAATAAATCTATACGCGAGCCACGAAAATTTTGGGATAAAATTGCAGATGAAAATTTTACATGGTACCAGAAATGGGACAAAGTTGTAGAATTTGATATGCAGGAAGCCGAGGTAAAATGGTTTGTAAATTCAAAAGTTAATATTACTAAGAACTGTATAGATAGACATTTGGCTAAAAGAGGTGAAAAAACAGCTATAATTTTTGAACCGAACGACCCGAAAGAAGAGGCAGTCCACATCTCTTATAACGAACTGTACGAGCGCGTATCTAAAATGGCAAATGTTCTTCGCGATCAGGGTATAAAAAAAGGGGATAGGGTATGTATCTATCTTCCTATGATTCCCGAACTTGCTATCTCTGTTTTAGCATGTGCAAGAATTGGTGCTATACATTCTGTCGTTTTTGCAGGTTTTTCAGCTTCTGCTGTAACTGCAAGGGTTAATGATTCAGCATGTAAAATGGTTATAACCTCTGATGGTGGTTTCCGTGGCAACAAAACTATTGAACTGAAATCTATTGTAGATGAAGCATTACAGAAATGCCCTTCTGTAGAAAAGGTACTTGTAGCCAAGAGAACTAATGGCAAAGTTGACATGAAAGAAGGCCGTGATCAGTGGCTTCAGCCTTTATTAGACGAAGCTGTCGGTAACAATGTAGCTGAAATTATGGATGCTGAAGACCCATTATTTATTCTTTACACTTCAGGATCTACAGGTAAGCCTAAAGGTATGTTGCATACTACAGCTGGATATATGGTTTACACTGCTTATACATTTAAAAACATATTTGCATACGAAGAAAACGACATTTACTGGTGTACTGCCGACATTGGCTGGATAACAGGTCACTCTTATATATTATACGGACCATTATTGAACGGTGCTACAACCGTAATTTTTGAAGGTATTCCTTCATATCCTGATTTTGGACGTTTCTGGGAAGTAATTGACAAACACAAAGTAACCCAATTTTATACAGCACCTACAGCAATCAGATCGTTAGCGAAAGAAAACTGGGAATGGGTAGATAAACACGACCTCTCTACGCTAAAAGTGATAGGATCTGTAGGAGAGCCTATTAATGAAGAAGCATGGCACTGGTACAATGACCATGTTGGTAAAAAGAAATCGCCAATTGTAGATACATGGTGGCAAACCGAAACCGGAGGTATTATGATATCGCCGCTTCCTTTTGTAACACCTACAAAACCAACTTATGCAACACTACCACTTCCGGGAGTGCAACCGGTACTTATGGATGAATTACGCAATGAAATTGAAGGTAACCAAGTGGTAGGCAGCCTTTGTATTAAATTTCCGTGGCCGGGGATGGCGAGGACAATATGGGGCGATCATCAGCGTTTTAAAGAAACATACTTCACTACTTTCCCGGGTAAATATTTCACAGGAGATGGTGCACTTAGAGATGAAGTAGGCTATTACAGGATTACCGGTAGGGTAGATGACGTTGTTATTGTTTCAGGGCATAACCTTGGTACAGCACCTATTGAAGATGCAATTAATGAGCATCCGGCCGTAGCAGAATCTGCTATTGTTGGTTTCCCTCACGATGTTAAAGGAAATGCGCTTTACGGATTTATTATCCTTAAAGAGTCAGGTTCAGGACGTGACAGGGAAAATCTTCAAAAAGAGATTAACGAGCACATATCCAGTCATATTGGTCCAATTGCGAAGCTTGATAAAATACAATTCGTGTCCGGTTTACCAAAAACACGTTCGGGTAAAATTATGAGAAGAATACTTAGAAAAATTGCCGAAGGCGATTTCTCTAACTTCGGAGATACATCGACATTATTAAATCCTGAAATCGTGGACGAGATTAAGGATGGAAAACTTTAG
- a CDS encoding GDP-mannose pyrophosphatase produces the protein MSEKVNIQSTTVLSDNWGKLNKVKYDYQLKDGSWQTQEREVYNRGNGAVILLYNKQKGTVILTQQFRLPTWFNGNKDGLMIEACAGVIDENNPEETIRRETEEETGYTVSDVKKIMEVYMSPGSVTEILYFYVAAYSDTMKTSEGGGLDKEQENIEVLELSFSKAMQMIETGEIKDAKTIMLLQYAKIHDLV, from the coding sequence ATGTCTGAAAAAGTAAATATTCAATCAACTACTGTATTATCTGATAACTGGGGAAAATTAAATAAAGTAAAATACGATTATCAGCTTAAAGATGGCTCATGGCAAACTCAGGAACGCGAAGTATATAATCGTGGCAATGGCGCCGTTATTCTGCTGTATAACAAGCAAAAAGGAACAGTTATCCTTACACAGCAATTTAGACTACCCACCTGGTTTAATGGTAATAAAGACGGCCTTATGATTGAAGCCTGTGCAGGTGTTATTGATGAAAATAATCCCGAGGAAACCATACGCCGTGAAACTGAAGAAGAAACGGGATATACTGTATCCGATGTAAAGAAAATTATGGAAGTATATATGTCTCCGGGATCCGTAACTGAGATACTTTATTTCTATGTTGCAGCTTACTCTGATACTATGAAAACTAGCGAAGGTGGCGGTTTGGATAAAGAACAGGAAAATATTGAAGTTTTAGAACTTTCTTTTAGCAAAGCAATGCAAATGATTGAAACCGGTGAAATTAAAGATGCTAAGACAATTATGTTGTTACAATATGCTAAGATTCACGACTTAGTTTAA
- a CDS encoding transcriptional regulator: MKKMLIVDDEPNIVMSLEYTFKKNNFQVFIARDGQEALDILKTELPDIIILDVMMPMVDGYATLEQIKQDERLNKCRVIFLSAKNKTSDIEKGIALGADLYMTKPFSVKKLVEEVNTLVSHV; the protein is encoded by the coding sequence ATGAAGAAAATGCTGATAGTAGACGACGAACCAAACATCGTTATGTCTCTTGAATATACTTTTAAAAAGAACAATTTTCAGGTTTTTATTGCCCGCGACGGACAGGAAGCTCTGGACATATTAAAAACGGAATTACCGGACATTATAATCTTAGACGTTATGATGCCAATGGTTGACGGATATGCTACTTTAGAGCAAATTAAACAGGATGAAAGACTTAACAAATGCAGGGTAATTTTCCTCTCTGCAAAAAATAAAACAAGCGATATAGAAAAGGGTATAGCATTAGGTGCAGACCTATATATGACAAAGCCATTTTCGGTTAAAAAGCTTGTAGAAGAGGTGAATACGCTTGTAAGTCATGTATAG
- a CDS encoding mandelate racemase: MVAKYKKYVLDFKRASGTSRGVLTQKETWFIILEKDGKQGIGECGILRSLSIDDRPDYEDQLKWTCDNIHLGEDQLWEALTEFPSIQFGVEMAFQSLKSDSPYLLFPSDFTDDKKEIAINGLVWMGEKTYMKQQIEEKLQQGFNCIKLKIGAIDFQNELDLLAFIREHFSAEKIEIRVDANGAFTSNNALYKLNQLHKYQLHSIEQPIKQGQTEAMAGLCKVTPFPIALDEELIGVFGYENKKRLLEDIQPQYIILKPSLVGGFRGSKEWIELAEKLNIGWWITSALESNIGLNAIAQWTYLQNNPMPQGLGTGALYTNNFDSPLEVKNGKLFYNPDINWNVNL, from the coding sequence ATGGTTGCTAAATACAAAAAATACGTTCTTGACTTTAAGCGTGCAAGCGGTACATCCCGCGGGGTGCTTACGCAAAAAGAAACCTGGTTTATTATTCTTGAAAAAGATGGCAAACAAGGGATAGGGGAGTGTGGTATATTACGATCATTAAGTATTGATGACAGGCCGGATTATGAAGATCAGTTGAAATGGACCTGCGATAATATTCATTTAGGCGAAGATCAATTATGGGAGGCGTTAACAGAATTCCCTTCGATTCAGTTTGGAGTAGAAATGGCCTTTCAGTCATTAAAATCAGATTCTCCATATTTGCTTTTTCCTTCGGATTTTACAGATGATAAGAAAGAAATTGCCATAAACGGACTGGTTTGGATGGGTGAAAAAACCTATATGAAGCAACAAATTGAAGAAAAGCTGCAACAGGGATTCAACTGCATTAAATTAAAAATAGGTGCTATCGATTTTCAGAATGAGCTTGATCTTTTGGCGTTTATTCGTGAGCACTTTTCTGCAGAAAAGATAGAAATTCGTGTAGACGCTAATGGTGCTTTTACTTCTAATAACGCTTTATATAAATTGAATCAATTACATAAATATCAATTACATAGTATTGAACAACCTATAAAGCAGGGGCAGACTGAAGCCATGGCAGGATTGTGTAAAGTTACTCCTTTCCCAATCGCCTTGGATGAAGAACTGATAGGTGTTTTTGGTTACGAGAACAAGAAACGATTGTTAGAAGATATACAACCCCAATACATCATTTTGAAGCCAAGCCTTGTTGGCGGTTTCCGAGGATCCAAGGAGTGGATAGAACTGGCAGAAAAACTTAATATTGGATGGTGGATAACATCTGCACTGGAAAGTAACATCGGACTAAATGCCATTGCGCAATGGACATACCTCCAAAATAATCCTATGCCACAGGGGTTGGGAACCGGTGCATTATACACCAATAATTTTGATTCTCCATTAGAAGTTAAAAACGGAAAACTATTTTATAACCCAGATATTAACTGGAATGTAAATCTTTAA
- a CDS encoding acyl-CoA oxidase, whose protein sequence is MDITFNNDPKLSILIPVFYLAWQDDFLTKNEFTTLNDFINKQDWITKAEKEFLKSKIDYTSPPSRSELFHWKEKIDKALDTIQKPSNLTELGILIANSERQSLNDEDIRNIGEAFAKMESELGVMSREVISGFNEKRDTITDKYKTVESFDVKLLTDFLDGSQATTINKVKELISSPEFALDIPENIMEYREKVLDWSKSLSKHDLGAYAYPKEHGGKDDIEGYFSVMETLSYHDLSLVIKFGVQFGLWGMSILSLGTEKHYKKYLKDIGTLKLPGGFAMTETHHGSNVKGVRTTATYNHNDRTFTINTPEKYDRKEYIGNTANHGEMVTVFAKLVINDKDYGVNAFVVPIRDTEKNVLEGVTIEDCGHKMGLNGVDNGILTFKNVVIPYENMLDRFAQVNENGEFESPIPSDNRRFFTMLGTLVGGRIGIPRSALAAAKTGLTIAIKYGDKRRQFGPEGGTEVPILNYRMHQRRLMPYLANAYAIHFGLQYLTKRFVNRKEEEMQEIEALAAGMKSYSTWNTRDTLQECREACGGKGYLSENRIDDLKNDTEIYTTFEGDNTVLMQLTAKNRLGEFRKQFGEMNVSTIFNYVLDQAKTSITEKNPFATRNTDEQHLKDKNFHLQAFLYREKEIVSSAARRFKKLVDDGLDAFDAANVMHPHMIQISDSYLDRVFLEQFQANLELVTDAGVKEVLEKLYNLFALNKIEEHKAWYLEQGYMEGVKTKAVRKLVSQLCWEIRQDAVPLVNAFNIPESCLGAIVTNKAAEA, encoded by the coding sequence ATGGACATTACTTTTAATAACGATCCCAAACTCAGCATACTTATTCCTGTCTTTTACTTAGCGTGGCAGGATGATTTTTTAACCAAGAATGAATTTACAACGCTTAATGATTTTATAAACAAACAAGACTGGATTACTAAGGCTGAAAAAGAATTCCTTAAATCGAAAATAGATTATACCTCCCCTCCTAGCCGCTCTGAACTTTTTCACTGGAAAGAAAAGATAGATAAAGCGCTGGATACTATTCAAAAGCCGTCAAACCTTACCGAACTGGGCATTCTTATAGCTAACTCAGAGAGACAGTCGTTAAACGATGAAGATATAAGAAATATCGGGGAAGCTTTTGCTAAAATGGAATCTGAGCTTGGTGTTATGAGCCGCGAGGTTATCTCCGGGTTCAATGAAAAACGTGACACGATAACCGATAAGTATAAAACAGTTGAAAGCTTTGATGTAAAGCTGCTAACTGATTTTCTTGATGGTAGCCAGGCAACAACCATAAACAAGGTCAAAGAACTTATATCTTCCCCTGAATTTGCTTTAGATATTCCGGAGAATATTATGGAGTACAGGGAAAAAGTCTTAGACTGGAGCAAGTCGCTATCAAAACATGATTTGGGGGCGTATGCCTACCCCAAAGAACACGGCGGTAAAGATGACATTGAAGGTTACTTTTCTGTAATGGAAACGCTTAGCTACCATGACTTAAGTCTTGTGATTAAGTTCGGCGTACAGTTTGGACTGTGGGGAATGAGTATACTTTCACTAGGTACAGAAAAACATTATAAGAAATATCTAAAGGATATCGGTACGTTAAAATTACCCGGAGGTTTCGCTATGACAGAAACACATCATGGGTCTAACGTGAAGGGTGTACGCACAACAGCTACGTATAATCACAACGACAGGACTTTCACCATAAATACTCCTGAAAAATATGATCGTAAAGAGTATATTGGTAATACGGCTAACCATGGAGAAATGGTTACTGTTTTTGCCAAGCTTGTAATTAACGATAAGGATTATGGCGTAAATGCTTTTGTAGTTCCTATTCGTGATACTGAAAAAAATGTGCTTGAAGGAGTTACTATTGAAGACTGTGGCCATAAAATGGGTTTAAATGGTGTCGATAACGGAATACTTACGTTTAAAAACGTTGTTATTCCTTATGAAAATATGCTTGACCGTTTTGCGCAGGTTAATGAAAATGGAGAATTCGAAAGCCCAATACCAAGTGATAACAGGCGCTTTTTCACCATGCTGGGCACACTAGTTGGCGGGCGTATTGGTATTCCGCGTTCTGCTTTGGCAGCTGCTAAAACAGGATTGACTATTGCTATTAAGTATGGCGACAAACGTAGGCAGTTTGGGCCAGAAGGAGGAACTGAAGTTCCGATTCTGAATTACAGAATGCACCAACGCAGGCTTATGCCTTATTTGGCTAACGCCTATGCTATTCACTTTGGATTACAATATTTAACCAAGCGTTTTGTCAATCGTAAGGAAGAAGAAATGCAGGAGATCGAAGCGTTAGCTGCAGGAATGAAATCATATTCTACCTGGAATACCCGCGATACTCTTCAAGAATGCCGTGAAGCCTGTGGCGGTAAAGGATATCTTAGCGAGAATCGTATAGACGATCTTAAAAATGACACCGAGATATATACCACATTTGAAGGTGACAATACTGTATTGATGCAGCTTACTGCTAAAAACCGTTTAGGTGAATTCCGTAAACAGTTTGGAGAAATGAATGTTTCAACGATATTTAATTACGTATTGGATCAGGCAAAGACCTCAATTACAGAAAAAAATCCTTTTGCTACACGAAACACAGACGAGCAACATTTAAAAGATAAAAACTTTCATCTACAGGCATTTTTATACAGAGAGAAAGAAATAGTAAGTTCTGCGGCAAGAAGGTTTAAAAAACTTGTTGATGATGGTCTTGATGCATTTGATGCAGCCAATGTCATGCATCCTCACATGATACAAATTTCGGATAGCTATCTTGATCGTGTTTTCCTTGAACAGTTTCAGGCAAATCTGGAATTAGTTACCGATGCAGGAGTTAAGGAAGTATTAGAAAAGCTATACAATTTATTTGCCCTTAATAAAATTGAAGAACACAAAGCATGGTATTTAGAGCAAGGTTATATGGAAGGTGTAAAAACCAAAGCTGTTCGTAAGCTTGTTAGCCAGTTGTGTTGGGAAATAAGACAGGATGCTGTTCCTTTAGTAAACGCATTTAATATACCGGAAAGTTGCCTAGGTGCTATTGTTACCAATAAAGCTGCAGAAGCATAA
- a CDS encoding DNA polymerase III subunit epsilon has protein sequence MAFDWLTGNNLPQFWKNYVSLFDDDDEKSRKRYVVFDMETTGLDWREDVILSIGGIGVASNAIHIGDYFEVSIKQDGFSPQSVALQGALKDDEKVVEAEALIQFLNFAKDAILVGHNVNLDIEMLNQALKRLDLGRIKNPLMDTNVLYQRWKDLPDDTQSTLDEVCDALKIKKNELHTASGNAYITALIFLKLKKKLGIQD, from the coding sequence ATGGCTTTTGACTGGTTAACAGGTAATAACCTTCCTCAATTTTGGAAAAATTATGTTTCGCTTTTTGACGACGACGATGAGAAGTCGCGAAAACGTTACGTTGTTTTTGATATGGAAACTACAGGACTCGACTGGAGAGAAGATGTTATTCTTTCTATAGGAGGAATTGGGGTTGCTTCAAATGCTATACATATAGGAGATTATTTTGAGGTATCAATTAAACAGGATGGTTTTTCGCCTCAGTCTGTAGCTTTACAGGGAGCGTTGAAAGATGATGAAAAAGTTGTAGAAGCTGAAGCTTTGATCCAATTCCTTAACTTCGCTAAAGATGCAATACTGGTTGGTCATAATGTAAATCTTGACATCGAAATGCTAAATCAGGCTTTGAAACGCCTTGACCTTGGAAGAATTAAAAATCCACTAATGGATACTAATGTGTTGTACCAGCGCTGGAAAGATTTGCCGGATGATACCCAATCTACACTTGATGAAGTTTGTGATGCGTTAAAAATCAAAAAAAACGAATTACATACTGCTTCCGGAAATGCTTACATCACCGCGCTGATATTTTTAAAACTAAAAAAGAAATTAGGAATTCAGGATTGA